The Penicillium psychrofluorescens genome assembly, chromosome: 2 nucleotide sequence agacggaagGTAACTTCTGAGGTAAGCAGAGTTTCTGGGGTTGGACGGTCACGGGACTGACGGACTGATTGGACCTAAAAAGAAGGCGATCACCAGCCAGTCACGCATCGACCATATCAACATATCATATCCTACATATGGCGGACGCCAACcccgtcgtcttcttcgacatTGCTCTGGGGGGTGAGTGAACTACAACCTCTGTCCCCTTCAAGCCCTTATTCAACTAAATCGGTCCTAGGCGAGTCGCTCGGTCGAATCAAGATAGAGCTTTTTGCCAATGTCACCCCGCGGACGGCAGAGAACGTTCGCCAATTCTGCACCGGGGAGAGCAAGAACTCCCAGGGACGGCCTCAGGGCTACAAGGGGAGCAAGTTTCACCGTGTAATCAAGGATTTCATGATCCAAGGCGGCGATTTTGTCAACGGAGATGGATCGGGAAGCTGTACCATCTATGGAACCCCCAAGTTCGCCGATGAGAACTTCTCGCTGAAGCACGACCGGGCGGGACTCTTGAGCATGGCAGTAAGTCCTTTTTTCCCATTCCTTGTTCGACTCGAGAGACTGAGTCGCTTAGAACTCGGGCCCGAACACCAACGGCTGCCAgttcttcatcaccaccaccccaacACCATTCCTGAACAACAAACATGTGGTATTTGGCCAGGTCATTGACGGTATGGATGTTGTCCACATGATTGAGCGGACACGGACGACGAAAGACCGACCGAATCAGGATGTCACGATTGTCCAATGCGGAGAGATGTAATAATGGTGATTTTGCTACAATAACTTAAACCGGGGGCTATGGCGCAAGGAATACGACCTCAATTCATGGTTTTCTTCATGTCAAAATCGATATATCACAATCTTGGCGATAAAATTGTTACCCGAGATCACGGCGCTCTCTCCAAGAGTCTCCCTCCTCCGAATAGACTAGAGCTTGAATTTGCTCAGGTAATCCGAAGCCAGCGAAATGgcctcatcgaccttgtCCGGGTTGGTTCCATTGCCAATGGACGTTGGCCCTTTACCTCCCGCCTTGCCTCCGACCGCGCTGGAGACAGCGGCGGCCCAATCGCTCGCCGATGCGCCTCGGTCACTCAACTCCTGCAACGGAAGTTAACATCAGTCGGTAACATCAATAGAAGAGTGGAATAATCTAACCTTGGAAACGTAGCATCCGTGCGCAACCCGACCTTGCTCCGTGTCTGCGGCCAGCAGATACACCGTCTTGTTCTGCAATTTGGATTTGACATGATTGAGAGACTCACTGACAGCCTTGGCATTGGCCGAGATGGGAAGCCGGGCTACCAACCAAGACTTGTCTTGGTTATCGGGTGACTCGAAGTAGGAGGTGATGGTTTCCAGCGCCTTCTTGGACTCCAACTTTTGTTGCGCTTTCTGTccatcgaggatcttcttgttgatcgcgAGGAAGCGCTCCCGGAGCCTTGCCTTCTGGATTGCAGAGATGGTGAGTTGGTTCAGATCCACCTGTATCTGCTTGGCGTCCTGCTCTTTCTCGGGTCCGAGAGGTAGGCCATCCAGTCGGTCAACGCGCTTCCCGAACTCCTCCGCGACGCGCTGCACCTCGTGAGCCTCCTCGCCCGTGACGGCGATGATCCGACGAATACCCTTAGCGATGCCGCTTTCTTCCAAGATAATCAAGTCTTTGATATCACCTGTCTTCTGCACGTGTGTTCCACCACATAATTCAATGCTCACCTCTTTCCAACGAGGGTCCTCGACATTCTTCAAGATTTCTTCTAGTTCGACCCCAACGGAGACGACGCGGACAGGATCTGGGTAAGTCTCGCCGAAGACAGCTCTGAGTCCAGAAATTTGCTGCGCGGTTGCCAGAGGAACTTCTTGGGCGTAGACCGCGCAGTTCTGCCGGATATACTCGGTCGACTTGGCTTCGATCTTTTCTAATTCTGCCTCTGAAACGGCGGACTTGTGAGAAAAGTCAAATCGGAGCTTCTCGGCCGCCACGAGGGAGCCTTTCTGGTCCACGCCATCTCCCAGGACCTCTCGAAGAGCGAAATTTAGAATGTGGGTGCTCGTATGGTTGTTGCGGATGGGCCAACGGCGAAGTTCGTCGTATTCACAGATGACAGTATCGCCCACGGAAAATGATCCGTATTTCATGAAGCCAGTGTGCAGCACGTAGCCTCCGTAGACTTGGACATCACCAACCTCCAGCTCCGTCTGTCCATCGATGACAATCCGGCCGGTGTCGTTTTCCTGACCACCCTGTTCGGCGTAGAAGTTTGTACGATCCAGGATTAGGCCAAGCTGCTCTCCATCAGGGATACTGTCGGTGCCACTGCAAAATGTTTTTCCGTGGTAAATCGCCTTGATGGAAGCATTGATGTTGCCCTTCGCAAATTTAGCAGAGTCATCCGTTTTTTGGACGTCGTTCATCTTCTCTAGCTTTCCAAGATCATGGACATCGAGTTTCACAGTGTGTGTGGCAGCCTTTTTCTGGCCCTTGCTAGCTTCCTTGGCGCGCAATCTTGCTTCCTCAAACTGGGTGTCGTCAATCCGAAGGCTGCGTTCCTCGGCCATAATGCGGGTCAGGTCGACTGGGAAGCCAAAGGTATCATACAGCCGCCAGACATCGGCGCCATGTAGTTGATCAGATCCCTTGAGCTTGGCTTGCTGAGCATACTGCTCAAACTGCCGCTCACCCCGATCCAGGGTCTTGGCAAATGAcaactcttcctcgtccagaaTCTCCATGACATCTTGCTGCTTTCGTTGCAGCTCGGGGAACATGCCCCCCAGTTGATCCACCACCGTCGGTACGAGTCTCGAGAAGAAATTTCCGATATCCACCTGGAAGTATTTCCGAGCATACCGCGCGCCTCTGCGTAGTACCCGGCGAATCACATATCCGCGACCCTCATTGTTGGGAATCACCCCGTCTGAGATGGCAAACATGAGGGTCCGAACATGGTCCGCAACGACCCGGTACGCTGTGTCAATCCCGTCAGGGTCCTCAGCACCGAATTTGCCCTGATAGTCGCGAGCTCCAGTCACTTGTCGAATGGCCTCGAAGATCGGGGTGAAGACATCTGTGTCGTAATTCGATGATTTGTCCTGCAGGATGGACACCAGGCGTTCGAATCCCATCCCTGTGTCAATGTGCTTGTTCGGAAGGGGCTGCAGGGAGCGATCCGGCTCGCGGTTGTACTGGATAAACACGTTGTTCCAGATTTCGAGAACATTAGGGTCGTCTTGGTTGACCAGGTGAGCCGCATTGCGTCCACCAATTCGGTCATAGTGCAACTCGCTGCAAGGTCCACAGGGACCTTGGTCACCCATTTCCCAGAAGTTGTCCTTCATGTTTCCGGGTAGAATATGAGATGGGGGGACCCCAACGGACCTCCACAGCTCTTTGGCCTCTAGGTCGGGCTCCAGACCACCcgcctcgtcgccctcgaaATAGGTAACGTAGAGACGGTCCGGATCGAGTCCGTAGACTTTAGTCAGAAGGGTCCAGGAGTAGGAgattgcttctttcttgaaGTAGTCGCCGAAGCTCCAGTTACCGAGCATCTCGAAGAAGGTCTGGGCGGTTGACAGCAGTCAGTATCTCACTCAGCCTGGGCAACGGTCTCGCTGGAACGCTCACATGGTGATAACTATCCTTTCCAACGTCATCCAAATCCTGGGCTGGTCAGCATCCTACCTACCCCCCCTGGAACACAGCCGGTCACACTCACATTATGCTTTCCGCCCGCACGTAGACACTAGATCGATGGTTAACAACGGCCGAGCCTACGGCTGGGGATGAGTCCTACCTTTTGCGAGTTCACAGCGCGCTTCAACTTGGCAAAGTCGGACTGCGGGTCGACAGTACCCAGGAAGATGGATTTGAACTGATTCATACCCGCATTGGTGAAAAGCAGCGTTGGGTCTGACAGGGGCACGACAGGAGAGGAGGTAACTGAGCAGTAGTGGGTCAGCcagggcaagggcaagggaagagccaaaaaaaaatctcGGTGGCGGGGTAGCAACGCACCAAACGTGTGGCCGTTTTTCTGGAAATAGTCCAGGAAGGTATCCCGCACTCGCTGGGCCGTCCACTGGGGACCATCGTTGGAGGCCATTTGGGGCGAGGTGGGAGTGgtgggagtggtggtggtggtggtgcagaaagaaaggaaagaggaagaaaaggtGTGGCAGCCCAGATGAGTCAACTTCCTCCCCCGTCCGCGCATCGAGCCACCCCACGCGaccagcgacgacgacgacgacgacgacaatTCGCGATCCGACCAACCCGAAGAGACGGGGTGGATGGCGAAAGATGGGGAACAGAAAAAACGCCCGGCCGAGGGTGATCCCGATGGCGCGCAGCCCTTAGCCAAGAGACTCAGTCGCCTGCACCTGTTGGGTaggatgttgatgatgcgcccTGGCCCAGGTAGCAGATGAGGTTGACacattcttctccttcctgGCAGATCCCTCCCCTGTTCCCGGTGACTACGATCCGATGCTCCTGGATGACACCAAGACGACCACGTACATTCACGACCTCGATCGCGAGCTGGCGGAAgacaacaccaccgaggGGGACGCGCTGATCTTTCTCCCGGGCATCGCCCAGATGATGTCGATCCCGAAACCGGCGAGTTCGGCGGGCAAAGAACTGGTTCTATACCAGGATTCTTCGTCGTTGACGGTGCCGAGGGAGTCCGACTGGACAAGGAGAGCGATTGAGGATTTCAGAGCGCGGGCCAGGTCTGAGAGACCGAGTTCCACTTCGACCACTTCGGCGAGCAGGAAGACAAACGCGGGTGATCTTGACGACGACCCCATGGATATTGACAAATCTTAGTTCTAGgtttttgttgttttcttttttttttttttttttctggtgGCAATGAAAAAATATTATGTTATTGGTGAAAATTGGTGAAACGCTCAGGCTACAGTGAACGGTCAAGAGCTCGCCCTTGCTATGGAACTCCGTCGTCATGTCGCTCACCTGTCGGAAATAGCGCCAATGCAGTAACTGATCCATATAGATATTCTTCACCCAATAGCCCACGCGTCGAGGTAAACTGAATCCGGTTCGAAATCAAGTCAAAGTCACCTGATTCGCCTTGCCCTGTCAGTGCGAACATGACATTCGCCCCTCCAACAAGCAGGACACCTGAAACAGCTAGCGGTAAAGCCAGGGGCCGCCGTTATTTTGCTGTATGTACTCTGTCGGCCGCAAGCTGTCGGCCTGGCTTCACCAGTAGCAGAATTGCCAGTAGCTGAGCGGCCGCGAACCCGATCATGACCTTCAGCTGCGCACTGTAGCTAGAGGCGAAAATATTTTTCACCTCCTCCTGTAGATCCGGAGATAGATATTCAATCGATTTCACATTCTCAAGGAAAATATGGAGTTCATGCGATGACAAAATACCTTGCAAACGATGCGCCAGATTGCCATTCAGGATGTTAGATGCAATAGCGAGGCTGATAGCACCACCAAGGAACCGGAACTGGATCACGGCTCCAGTGGCGATTGCTATATTGAGAAAAAAAGTTAGTAGGCCAACATACAAGGTACTATCGGCGAGTTGCTCGGTGGGAGACCTACTGATGTCTCTGTCTTCGACTATGTATGGTATTGAGAGCATCAAGATACCCATTGTCAGCCCTATTCCTGCACCAGCAATAACCTCGTAGACGATATCTGTCGCGTGGAAGCCCTTCGCAGTGGCAACGGTTGAAAGAAGTCCCACACCAACGGTGTGGGTTGCACAGCCCACGAGTAGAGAGTAGATGAATGGGATGCGTCCCCTGGAGCTAGCGATATTGACAAGGGCCGCGGCAACAGCTGCAACGGCCGAGTATCCAATCAAATAGATCCCGGAATCGAGAGGCGACTTGCCTAACAGGATTTGAGCTTGCTGTGGAACATAGACTAGAACGACGTTGAATGGTGCGCCGGTGACAAACGCGGAACTTGGGAGATTGCCTGTCAGAGTGGATCGCCCCGTTAAAGTAAGCGCGGTTTTGGCTCACATGAGGATGCCCAGCCATGGACGATCAAAAAGCCATCGCTTAGGAAATATTGGGTCTTTCCCCGGGATGCCCGAGATGTATCCTTCCCaggcaaagaaagcaagCCAGGAAACGCTCGAAAGCACAAGGAGTGCAATCGCCTCTCTCGAGGACCACGAAAATGCCAAATCTGTTTCATTCAAGACGGCGACTATCAAAAACGAGCCCGTCATTATCAGAAGCGACCCCACGAGATCAAGATTAGCAAATGAGCGGTATGACGCTCGCGTTCTGAATGAGGGAGTGTGCTGATCAAGACCAAAGTTATTAGGCATCGCGATAACAATAACAATTATCGCAATAGCGCACAGCGGAGCGCTGGAAACAATGATTAGTCGACCA carries:
- a CDS encoding uncharacterized protein (ID:PFLUO_003062-T1.cds;~source:funannotate) yields the protein MASNDGPQWTAQRVRDTFLDYFQKNGHTFVTSSPVVPLSDPTLLFTNAGMNQFKSIFLGTVDPQSDFAKLKRAVNSQKCLRAGGKHNDLDDVGKDSYHHTFFEMLGNWSFGDYFKKEAISYSWTLLTKVYGLDPDRLYVTYFEGDEAGGLEPDLEAKELWRSVGVPPSHILPGNMKDNFWEMGDQGPCGPCSELHYDRIGGRNAAHLVNQDDPNVLEIWNNVFIQYNREPDRSLQPLPNKHIDTGMGFERLVSILQDKSSNYDTDVFTPIFEAIRQVTGARDYQGKFGAEDPDGIDTAYRVVADHVRTLMFAISDGVIPNNEGRGYVIRRVLRRGARYARKYFQVDIGNFFSRLVPTVVDQLGGMFPELQRKQQDVMEILDEEELSFAKTLDRGERQFEQYAQQAKLKGSDQLHGADVWRLYDTFGFPVDLTRIMAEERSLRIDDTQFEEARLRAKEASKGQKKAATHTVKLDVHDLGKLEKMNDVQKTDDSAKFAKGNINASIKAIYHGKTFCSGTDSIPDGEQLGLILDRTNFYAEQGGQENDTGRIVIDGQTELEVGDVQVYGGYVLHTGFMKYGSFSVGDTVICEYDELRRWPIRNNHTSTHILNFALREVLGDGVDQKGSLVAAEKLRFDFSHKSAVSEAELEKIEAKSTEYIRQNCAVYAQEVPLATAQQISGLRAVFGETYPDPVRVVSVGVELEEILKNVEDPRWKEVSIELCGGTHVQKTGDIKDLIILEESGIAKGIRRIIAVTGEEAHEVQRVAEEFGKRVDRLDGLPLGPEKEQDAKQIQVDLNQLTISAIQKARLRERFLAINKKILDGQKAQQKLESKKALETITSYFESPDNQDKSWLVARLPISANAKAVSESLNHVKSKLQNKTVYLLAADTEQGRVAHGCYVSKELSDRGASASDWAAAVSSAVGGKAGGKGPTSIGNGTNPDKVDEAISLASDYLSKFKL
- a CDS encoding uncharacterized protein (ID:PFLUO_003064-T1.cds;~source:funannotate), giving the protein MTGSFLIVAVLNETDLAFSWSSREAIALLVLSSVSWLAFFAWEGYISGIPGKDPIFPKRWLFDRPWLGILISAFVTGAPFNVVLVYVPQQAQILLGKSPLDSGIYLIGYSAVAAVAAALVNIASSRGRIPFIYSLLVGCATHTVGVGLLSTVATAKGFHATDIVYEVIAGAGIGLTMAIATGAVIQFRFLGGAISLAIASNILNGNLAHRLQGILSSHELHIFLENVKSIEYLSPDLQEEVKNIFASSYSAQLKVMIGFAAAQLLAILLLVKPGRQLAADRVHTAK
- a CDS encoding uncharacterized protein (ID:PFLUO_003061-T1.cds;~source:funannotate), whose protein sequence is MADANPVVFFDIALGGESLGRIKIELFANVTPRTAENVRQFCTGESKNSQGRPQGYKGSKFHRVIKDFMIQGGDFVNGDGSGSCTIYGTPKFADENFSLKHDRAGLLSMANSGPNTNGCQFFITTTPTPFLNNKHVVFGQVIDGMDVVHMIERTRTTKDRPNQDVTIVQCGEM
- a CDS encoding uncharacterized protein (ID:PFLUO_003063-T1.cds;~source:funannotate), with the translated sequence MAKDGEQKKRPAEGDPDGAQPLAKRLSRLHLLDPSPVPGDYDPMLLDDTKTTTYIHDLDRELAEDNTTEGDALIFLPGIAQMMSIPKPASSAGKELVLYQDSSSLTVPRESDWTRRAIEDFRARARSERPSSTSTTSASRKTNAGDLDDDPMDIDKS